The sequence AGGAGGCGGAAGCCGCCCGCATCGCCCAGACCGCCCGCGAGGAAGCGGAACTCCAGCTGCTGGCCCGCCGCGAGACGCTGGCCAACAGCTTCGTCGGCCGCATGCAGGAACTGGCCAGCGGCTTCGCCCAGTCGTCCGGCGAAGTGGCCGACAGCGCCCGCAACCTCTCGGCCACCGCCGAGGAGACGTCGCGTCAGGCCCAGGCCGTCGCCGCCGCCGCCGAGCAGGCCGCCGCCAACGTGCAGACCGTCGCCGCCTCGTCGGAAGAGATGGCCGCCTCCGTCCGCGAGATCAACGGACAGGTCGCCCGCTCCGCCTCCGTCGCCGACGCCGCCTATTCGGAAGCGGAATCGTCCAACGAGCGCATCGGCGCGCTGGCCACCGCCGCCTCGGCCATCGGCGACGTCATCAACCTGATCAAGGGCATCGCCGACCAGACCAACCTTCTGGCGCTGAACGCCACCATCGAGGCGGCGCGGGCCGGCGAGGCCGGCAAGGGCTTCGCCGTCGTCGCCTCCGAGGTGAAGCAGCTGGCCAGCCAGACGGCCAAGGCCACCGACGAGATCGCCGCCAAGGTGGCGGAGATCCAGCAGGCGACCGAGGGCACGGTGACCTCGATGGGCGAGATCAGCCGGGTGATCGGCAACATCAAGGAAACCGCCTCGATCATCGCCGGCGCCGTCGAGGAACAGGGCGCGGCCACCGCCGAGATCGCCCGCAACTGCCAGCAGGCGGCCACCGGCACGCATCAGGTGACGCAGAACATCGCCGGCGTCGGCCAGGCCGCCGAGATGACCGGCACCGCCTCGACCCAGCTGATGACCCTCTCCGACGGCCTGTCGAGCCAGGCCGACGACCTCCGCAAGGTCGTCGAAACCTTCGTCCGCGACTTCGCTGCCGCCTGACCCCCCAACGGGCCGCCCTCCCAAGGGGCGGCCTTTCCCCCTTGCCGCACGACGCCGGGCGAGCGCCAGCCTTCAGAGGTAAACCGCGAGGGGGCCCGTCAATTTCGCGCGCGCGGACTCTTGCGTCGGCTTCACCCCCTGCCGCCGGGCCGCATCGCCTGCCACAGGGCATCGCCAATGAAGCCGATCGCGGCCTCCTGCCTTGCGGCGGCATGCGCATCGGCATGTCCGGCGTCCGGGATGGAGCGGAAGGAATGGGAAATCGAGAGGCCGTCCAGCAACTGATGGAGATAGACGGCGCCGTCGTGCAGATGGAACTCGTCTTTCTGACCGCAGTCGATGAAGATCGGAAGGTTTTCCTTCCGGATCGTGGCGGCGTTCTTCCGCGCAAGGCTGTGAACGCAGTTGTCGGCATAGGTGGCGGCGTCGCCCCCCATGGCCTCGTTCAGATCGTTCAGAACCGACGGGCGGTTCCGTGGCGGCACGGCCTCCGCGGTCTCGGCCGGGAAAATGACGGGGCAGAGCGCTGCGACGGCCAAGACGCGCTCCGGGTGCCTGAACGCGGCGCTGAGGCTGCCATAGCCCCCCATCGAAAAGCCCATCAGCGCGACTTTGGCTGCCAGCCGATAGCGACCGGCCAATCGGCGCGGAAGTTCATCGACAACCAGCGACTGCCAACGCGGTCCCCCGGGGTAGTCGATGTAGAACCCGCCGTGCGTGGGCGTCGAGGCGCAGGCGACGATGGCCGGCGGCAACTGTCCTGAAGCCCAGGCGCCTTCATAGGCCGGTCTTGCCGCCTCCAGCGACGCGGAAGACGACATGGCACCGTGAAGATGCAGGATGAGCGGCAAGGGACCGTCGGGCAGGGTTGCCGGCGCCAGCGTCCTGTACTCCACCTCGGTGCCGGTCGTCTCGGCGCGAAAGGCGAGCGTTTCGAGATTTGTCGGACCGATGTCCTTTGCACACATGAAGCACCTCTGCAGAACCCGCTGGACAGCCGACACACGCCCCAACACGTCCGGTGATCGCATCGACCGGGAGTATGGAACCTCCGTGATGGTCCAGCGCGGCCAATGGCATCGCCCCGGCCCGATGATGGCACCCTCTTTTAATATGAGAGTGCGCCTCACCATACACGCTTCAGAGTTGCCGAGGCAAAGGCTTTGCCACGCGGCGCTGAAGCCGGTGAGCAACAAGGAGCGCACCGTCATGGCTTTCCATCGCATCCGAAACTGGCGATAAGGCGTTATGTCCTGGCGGGCTCCGGCCCGGCCTCCCCTCCACCCCCAGCCGACGCCAGAGCCTTGCGCATCGCCTCTCCCCTCATCGTCACCGCCTTTCGCCTGCTCATCCGGCTGCGCCGCTATCGCGAGATCGGGCTTGTGGCGCTCGCCATGGCGGTGGGGTGCCTTGCCGGCGTCGTCGTCACCACCA comes from Pleomorphomonas sp. T1.2MG-36 and encodes:
- a CDS encoding methyl-accepting chemotaxis protein — encoded protein: MSFKNWPLIWKVFSLLLILSAASFGGIFYTVHQITVVDDLDTAIINGPATATTALARSNRYITQFELDIYRTLVPTDAEANAAAVSKINDALKNTYDEFAAAEKAYAPIGSDIAPLVQRLQGLASDACGSVSQQAAQAKTPENRAKAVKAMETGCSPQLEEIRQANLDINNRLIAAKDAQNREVSALAAWTTTVSLVGLAIATAVILGLAFVMVRSGVVRPVQTSIGVMAALGRGELQVPVPGTDRNDEVGSIAKALEVLRGQLQEAEAARIAQTAREEAELQLLARRETLANSFVGRMQELASGFAQSSGEVADSARNLSATAEETSRQAQAVAAAAEQAAANVQTVAASSEEMAASVREINGQVARSASVADAAYSEAESSNERIGALATAASAIGDVINLIKGIADQTNLLALNATIEAARAGEAGKGFAVVASEVKQLASQTAKATDEIAAKVAEIQQATEGTVTSMGEISRVIGNIKETASIIAGAVEEQGAATAEIARNCQQAATGTHQVTQNIAGVGQAAEMTGTASTQLMTLSDGLSSQADDLRKVVETFVRDFAAA
- a CDS encoding alpha/beta hydrolase; its protein translation is MCAKDIGPTNLETLAFRAETTGTEVEYRTLAPATLPDGPLPLILHLHGAMSSSASLEAARPAYEGAWASGQLPPAIVACASTPTHGGFYIDYPGGPRWQSLVVDELPRRLAGRYRLAAKVALMGFSMGGYGSLSAAFRHPERVLAVAALCPVIFPAETAEAVPPRNRPSVLNDLNEAMGGDAATYADNCVHSLARKNAATIRKENLPIFIDCGQKDEFHLHDGAVYLHQLLDGLSISHSFRSIPDAGHADAHAAARQEAAIGFIGDALWQAMRPGGRG